One segment of bacterium DNA contains the following:
- a CDS encoding redoxin domain-containing protein — protein MMMRNALLIMVLSVSVGASAAPAAVTPGEQAPDFTLTDTEGVAHALATYLELGRTVVLEWFNADCPFIRKHHLAHKTMNETFAAADSNVVWLCVCSSAPGKQGAGLERNREARIEYGMPYPILMDPAGEVGRLYGAKTTPHMFVIDGAGTVVYTGAIDDDRSPAKLGGTNHVAAALQALAAGEEAPVAETRPYGCSVKYVD, from the coding sequence ATGATGATGCGTAACGCGTTGTTGATCATGGTGTTGTCAGTTTCCGTCGGCGCGTCCGCCGCCCCGGCCGCCGTCACCCCGGGCGAGCAGGCCCCCGACTTCACCCTCACCGACACCGAGGGCGTTGCGCACGCCCTTGCGACCTACCTCGAGCTGGGCCGGACGGTCGTGCTGGAGTGGTTCAACGCCGACTGCCCCTTCATCAGGAAGCATCACCTGGCCCACAAGACCATGAACGAGACCTTCGCCGCGGCCGACTCGAACGTGGTCTGGCTCTGCGTCTGCTCGAGCGCGCCCGGCAAGCAGGGGGCCGGTCTCGAACGCAACCGCGAGGCGCGCATCGAATACGGCATGCCCTACCCGATCCTGATGGATCCCGCGGGCGAGGTGGGACGTCTCTACGGCGCCAAGACCACGCCCCACATGTTCGTGATCGACGGCGCCGGCACCGTCGTCTACACGGGCGCCATCGACGATGACCGCTCTCCCGCCAAGCTCGGCGGGACGAATCACGTGGCGGCCGCGCTGCAGGCCCTGGCGGCGGGGGAAGAGGCGCCTGTGGCGGAGACCAGGCCCTACGGCTGCAGCGTCAAGTACGTCGACTGA
- a CDS encoding DUF2807 domain-containing protein, protein MAKRHVVTFMVLTSLIPCAGCRLEVNGGVRGNGDVATETRALDRIDAVALECRGDLVIALGDREELIVEAESNLIELIVSEVEDGKLTLRASRGTSLRPTRPIRFALTVRSLDAIRNTGSGDITAPRLRSERMDIELTGSGDLALQGLASGACSLRLTGSGDATIGELRADELTVRQSGSGDVEIDEGGAERFEARLSGSGDCKAAGFRARRASVHASGSGGVSVHVEDVLECRISGSGGVRYGGDPDVEVTTTGSGRAERR, encoded by the coding sequence ATGGCCAAGAGACATGTCGTCACTTTTATGGTGCTGACGAGCCTGATCCCGTGCGCCGGCTGCCGCCTGGAGGTCAACGGCGGCGTGCGCGGCAACGGCGACGTCGCGACCGAGACGCGCGCGCTGGACCGCATCGACGCCGTCGCTCTCGAGTGCCGGGGCGACCTGGTCATCGCGCTGGGCGACCGGGAGGAGCTGATCGTCGAGGCCGAGAGCAACTTGATCGAGCTGATCGTGAGCGAGGTCGAGGACGGGAAACTGACCTTGCGCGCCTCGCGGGGCACGAGCCTGCGGCCGACCAGGCCGATCCGCTTCGCCCTGACCGTCCGTTCGCTCGACGCGATCCGCAATACGGGCAGCGGCGACATCACCGCGCCGCGCCTCCGCTCCGAGCGGATGGACATCGAGCTCACCGGCTCCGGGGACCTGGCCCTGCAGGGCCTCGCATCCGGCGCGTGTTCGCTGCGGCTCACCGGCTCCGGCGACGCGACGATCGGCGAGCTCAGGGCGGACGAGCTCACCGTGCGGCAGTCCGGCAGCGGCGACGTGGAGATCGACGAGGGCGGCGCGGAGCGGTTCGAGGCGCGCCTGTCCGGCTCGGGGGATTGCAAGGCCGCGGGGTTCAGGGCGCGCCGGGCGTCGGTACACGCCTCCGGCAGCGGCGGCGTCTCCGTGCACGTCGAGGACGTCCTCGAGTGCCGCATCTCCGGCAGCGGCGGCGTACGCTATGGCGGCGATCCGGATGTCGAGGTCACGACGACCGGCTCGGGACGCGCCGAGCGCCGCTAG
- a CDS encoding PaaI family thioesterase, which yields MTNDATRWLDITEPGWTRVELPFPSTSSRFVTGDTTGRRLSVRFYRRDADGALMLKARCGPDAQGPPGHAHGGSMAALLDEAMGAAAWLSGHPVLAAELNVTFKRMLPLETACVVEAEVVEVDDRKIHASSVLRDPAGGIVYCTGRALLIELDERQLADLATLTMEMLDRERREAGEPDQGKGS from the coding sequence ATGACGAATGACGCCACGCGCTGGCTGGACATCACCGAGCCCGGCTGGACACGGGTGGAACTGCCCTTCCCGTCCACCTCGTCCAGATTCGTGACCGGCGATACGACTGGACGTCGCCTCAGCGTGCGTTTCTACCGCCGCGACGCCGACGGCGCCCTCATGCTGAAGGCCCGCTGCGGTCCGGATGCCCAGGGTCCGCCCGGTCACGCCCACGGCGGCAGCATGGCGGCCCTGCTCGACGAGGCCATGGGGGCGGCCGCCTGGCTCTCCGGACATCCCGTCCTCGCCGCCGAGCTGAACGTCACCTTCAAGCGCATGTTGCCCCTGGAGACGGCGTGCGTGGTGGAGGCCGAGGTGGTCGAAGTCGACGACCGCAAGATCCACGCGAGTTCCGTGCTGCGCGATCCCGCGGGCGGGATCGTCTACTGCACGGGACGGGCGCTGCTGATCGAGCTCGACGAGCGCCAGCTGGCGGATCTCGCGACGCTGACCATGGAGATGCTGGACCGGGAGCGGCGCGAAGCCGGCGAACCGGATCAGGGCAAGGGTTCGTAG